The following proteins come from a genomic window of Chanos chanos chromosome 15, fChaCha1.1, whole genome shotgun sequence:
- the mia gene encoding melanoma-derived growth regulatory protein — MWILLLMLFGLCPFAVQGGRQMPKLSDKKLCADAECSHPILIARALQDFYPQDCRFIPIRQGQLVYVYAMLKDSGNLYWAGSVQGSYYGEQEARLGHFPSSVVEETHALMPAEVEVETDKWDFYCS; from the exons ATGTGGATTTTACTCCTTATGCTCTTTGGTCTATGCCCGTTTGCTGTACAGGGAGGTCGACAGATGCCCAAGCTCTCCGACAAAAAGTTATGCGCGGATGCAGAATGCAGTC ATCCTATTCTCATTGCCCGAGCCCTCCAGGATTTCTATCCCCAGGACTGTCGCTTCATCCCAATTCGTCAAGGTCAACTTGTTTACGTTTATGCCATGCTGAAGGATAGTGGTAATCTGTATTGGGCTGGAAGT GTTCAAGGATCGTACTATGGTGAGCAGGAGGCTCGTCTTGGCCATTTTCCGAGCAGCGTTGTTGAAGAAACCCATGCACTGATGCCAGCTGAAGTTGAAGTCGAGACTGAT AAATGGGATTTCTACTGCTCTTGA
- the cfap68 gene encoding cilia- and flagella-associated protein 68 — MGSPPFHYMLRASGQSEVWYDFTAECKFRQYGWRCSTSEDAYSTATLIGNWSEQRFDTRHARAAYRPLPSQFSHYFETTYSSTYNKGENRPIHRTLGREPRSFPGHQPELDPPHTKGVPNSCYRLDFREHVQNNKSEESSPYRQTSAGHPPSQES, encoded by the exons ATGGGCTCTCCACCTTTCCATTATATGCTGCGGGCCTCCGGTCAAAGTGAGGTATGGTATGATTTCACAGCCGAATGCAAATTTCGGCAGTATGGCTGGCGATGCTCCACTAGCGAAGATGCCTACTCAACTGCCACCCTCATAGGCAACTGGTCGGAACAGAGATTTGACACTCGGCACGCTAGAGCAGCATACCGCCCCCTTCCGTCCCAG TTCTCTCATTACTTTGAAACTACATACTCCTCCACATACAACAAAGGAGAGAACCGTCCAATTCACCGCA CTTTAGGGAGAGAGCCCAGAAGCTTCCCTGGACATCAGCCTGAACTCGATCCACCACACACTAAAGGTGTGCCAAACTCCTGCTACAGACTAGACTTCAGAGAGCACGtgcaaaacaacaaatcagAAGAGAGCTCCCCCTACAGGCAGACTTCTGCAGGACATCCTCCCTCTCAGGAGTCCTGA
- the cryabb gene encoding crystallin, alpha B, b — protein MDVAIQHPWFRRSFFPSLFPSRIFDQHFGEHIPESEMLPSFPSAYFSRPSFIRWPSWLESGHSEMRMEKDRFAINLDVKHFSPEELSVKISGDYIEIHAKHEERQDDHGFVSREFIRKYKVPSGVDPTSITSSLSSDGVLTVTAPRKLSDVPERTIPITRDDKPAVPAPQK, from the exons aTGGACGTCGCCATCCAGCACCCCTGGTTTCGCCGCTCGTTCTTCCCATCCCTGTTCCCCAGTCGAATCTTTGACCAGCATTTCGGCGAACACATCCCAGAGAGCGAGATGCTCCCATCCTTCCCATCGGCCTACTTCTCTCGGCCCTCCTTCATACGCTGGCCCAGCTGGTTGGAGAGCGGACACTCCGAG ATGCGAATGGAAAAAGATCGTTTCGCAATCAATCTGGACGTGAAACACTTTTCACCAGAGGAACTGTCCGTAAAGATCAGTGGGGACTACATCGAGATTCACGCAAAACACGAAGAACGTCAG GATGATCACGGCTTTGTTTCCCGGGAGTTTATCCGAAAATACAAGGTGCCCTCCGGGGTGGATCCCACTTCCatcacctcctccctctcctccgaCGGTGTCCTCACCGTGACGGCCCCGCGCAAGCTCTCGGACGTGCCAGAGCGCACCATTCCCATCACCCGTGACGACAAGCCTGCTGTACCCGCTCCTCAGAAGTAA
- the hspb2 gene encoding heat shock protein beta-2, whose translation MAERTVPHAYPMSMDYEMCTPSRIYDQNFGEALSPQDLLAPTLYHGYFIRPRINKQLERGFSQVDSEDDWYRVQLDVCQFTPDELSVRTVDNLLEVTGRHAQRLDQHGFVSREFTRTYILPMGVDPLLVQVSLSHDGILCIQAPRKIGELEPKVNQLKIKVDKKGPKSS comes from the exons ATGGCTGAACGAACAGTCCCTCATGCCTACCCTATGAGTATGGATTATGAGATGTGCACACCTAGTAGAATCTATGATCAGAACTTTGGTGAAG CCCTCAGCCCTCAAGATCTCCTGGCACCGACCCTGTACCATGGTTATTTCATCCGGCCCCGAATCAACAAGCAGCTGGAGCGGGGCTTTTCACAGGTAGACAGCGAGGATGACTGGTATCGCGTCCAGCTGGACGTGTGCCAGTTCACACCCGACGAGCTAAGCGTGCGGACAGTGGACAACCTCCTGGAGGTGACCGGGCGGCACGCTCAACGACTGGACCAGCATGGCTTTGTCAGTCGGGAGTTCACGCGCACGTACATACTGCCTATGGGAGTGGATCCATTACTGGTTCAGGTCTCGCTCTCGCACGATGGCATTCTCTGCATCCAAGCTCCTCGCAAAATCGGAGAGCTGGAGCCCAAAGTTAATCAGCTGAAGATCAAAGTGGACAAGAAGGGACCTAAGAGTTCCTAA
- the fkbp6 gene encoding inactive peptidyl-prolyl cis-trans isomerase FKBP6, with product MPGNGLSTRIQQFLAPEERSRVDIQGPFHRLAQQMDDILGDGGILKEVIHPGDGPPIPSDASVWVHFSGFLEYSDRPFETTNHMKYPRMMKLGKDMTLFGLTLGLLTMKKGEFSRFLLQPKYAFGDMGCPPLIPPLATVLYEVQVLDFLDSAQVDEFFALSPAEQNAASLSMLVNVVDTERNFGNRCFNKGHYEDAKDRYKQAMCLLKNREPKDEDESKQIMEAQLPLLLNLSFTYLRLEKPNKALRYGQKALKINPKNTKALFRCGQACLDLCDYEKAQDYLIQAQAKKPFDADINNLLKKLAICYKDCLDKEKDMFSKMFNGCSQPANK from the exons ATGCCCGGCAACGGGTTATCTACGCGAATCCAGCAGTTTCTTGCACCGGAGGAGCGTAGCAGAGTAGACATTCAG GGTCCTTTCCACCGGCTTGCACAGCAAATGGACGACATTCTGGGAGATGGCGGAATTCTTAAAGAAGTTATCCATCCAGGTGATGGACCACCTATCCCAAGTGATGCATCAGTGTGGG TACATTTTTCAGGCTTTCTGGAGTACTCTGACCGTCCATTCGAGACCACTAATCACATGAAATACCCTCGAATGATGAAGCTGGGTAAAG ATATGACCCTGTTTGGCCTTACCTTGGGTCTTTTGACCATGAAGAAAGGGGAGTTCTCCAGGTTTCTCTTACAGCCTAAATATGCCTTTGGGGACATGGGGTGTCCACCTCTTATTCCACCACTGGCGACTGTTCTCTATGAGGTTCAGGTGCTAGACTTCTTGGATTCGGCCCAGGTGGATGAATTCTTTGCGCTGTCTCCG gCAGAACAGAATGCTGCCTCTTTATCCATGTTGGTCAATGTAGTTGACACAGAGCGTAACTTTGGCAACCGCTGTTTCAACAAGGGCCATTACGAGGATGCCAAGGACAGATACAAACAG GCGATGTGTCTTCTGAAGAATCGGGAACCTAAGGACGAGGACGAATCAAAGCAGATAATGGAAGCTCAGCTGCCCCTGCTCCTCAATCTCTCCTTCACATACCTCAGACTGGAGAAACCCAACAAGGCCCTGCGGTATGGCCAGAAGGCACTCAAGATCAACCCGAAGAACACCAAAGCACTCTTCCGCTGTGGCCAG GCCTGCTTAGACCTGTGTGATTATGAAAAAGCCCAAGATTACCTCATACAAGCTCAAGCAAAAAAGCCGTTTGATGCCGACATCAATAACCTACTGAAGAAACTGGCAAT CTGCTACAAGGACTGCCTGGACAAGGAAAAGGACATGTTCTCCAAGATGTTTAATGGTTGCAGTCAGCCAGCAAACAAGTAA